The Psychrobacillus sp. FSL K6-2836 nucleotide sequence CCCGAAGGGAAAACTCTATCTCTAGAGCGGTCAGCGGGATGTCAAGACCTGGTAAGGTTCTTCGCGTTGCTTCGAATTAAACCACATGCTCCACCGCTTGTGCGGGCCCCCGTCAATTCCTTTGAGTTTCAGTCTTGCGACCGTACTCCCCAGGCGGAGTGCTTAATGCGTTAGCTGCAGCACTAAGGGGCGGAAACCCCCTAACACTTAGCACTCATCGTTTACGGCGTGGACTACCAGGGTATCTAATCCTGTTTGCTCCCCACGCTTTCGCGCCTCAGCGTCAGTTACAGACCAGAAAGCCGCCTTCGCCACTGGTGTTCCTCCAAATCTCTACGCATTTCACCGCTACACTTGGAATTCCGCTTTCCTCTTCTGTACTCAAGTCCCCCAGTTTCCAATGACCTTCCACGGTTGAGCCGTGGGATTTCACATCAGACTTAAAGGACCGCCTGCGCGCGCTTTACGCCCAATAATTCCGGACAACGCTTGCCACCTACGTATTACCGCGGCTGCTGGCACGTAGTTAGCCGTGGCTTTCTAATGAGGTACCGTCAAGGTACGAGCAGTTACTCTCGTACTTGTTCTTCCCTCACAACAGAGTTTTACGATCCGAAAACCTTCTTCACTCACGCGGCATTGCTCCATCAGACTTTCGTCCATTGTGGAAGATTCCCTACTGCTGCCTCCCGTAGGAGTCTGGGCCGTGTCTCAGTCCCAGTGTGGCCGATCACCCTCTCAGGTCGGCTACGCATCGTCGCCTTGGTGAGCCGTTACCTCACCAACTAGCTAATGCGCCGCGGGCCCATCCTGTAGTGACAGCCGAGACCGTCTTTTAACATTTCCCCATGTGAGGAAATGGATTATTCGGTATTAGCCCCGGTTTCCCGGAGTTATCCCAATCTACAGGGCAGGTTGCCCACGTGTTACTCACCCGTCCGCCGCTAAATCAGAAGAAGCAAGCTTCTTCGTCATTCGCTCGACTTGCATGTATTAGGCATGCCGCCAGCGTTCGTCCTGAGCCAGGATCAAACTCTCCATAATAGAGAACTTAAAAAGCTCATTTTGTTTTGCTGGCATCATCATTAAATGATGTCAAAATTGTTTTGCTTATCATTCTAACAAGTTAGCTGATAAGCTGTATGTCTTAACGTTTTGCATGTTCAGTTTTCAATGTTCATGTTGTCTACCAGAATGCTTTACCTCTTGGCGACTTCTACAATATTACTCGCTTTATATTATAAAGTCAACACTTTTTAAAAACTTTTTTATATTAATATAGAAATTGCTATAACGGAGATTACTCCCGGTACGCCTAACGTAGCTGCGACAGTGCCTGTGAACAAGTTTACTGGTATTGCATAACCCATTGAACCAAGCAATAAATGAACTCCGTATAACAAGAGAATAGAAAAACCTAGACGAAACAATAAAATAGATATACCTTCAAAAAATTTTGGAAATGAATTTCGAAATAATAAAAAAGATAAAAGCACTAACGAACATATAATAATAGTAAACTTCATGAGCTACACCCTCCATAAAATCATATCTATCATTATATGTAGCTAGTACATCTATTATTCTATTTTAAAATGACATTTCGAATCCTTGCTTCTTTATATAGATAGAAGTGGATACTTTCTGTCATTTTCCTTTTAGCAACCGCATCTAAATCATAGTCATTTAAATAATCTTCTATTATCTGAGCTTGTTGCCACTCTTTTTTCGTTTCTTTCATGAGCGCCACAAATTGCTCATCAAATTCTTTTTTCAGTTTTCCTTTTTTAGAAAACATCACACTAACCCAGCCCCTTACAACTCTCGGCGACCTTCAAGAGCTTTAGATAGAGTTACTTCATCTGCATACTCTAAATCTCCACCTACAGGTAATCCATGAGCAATTCTTGTTGTTTTAATACCAGACGGTTTGACAAGGCGTGAAATATACATCGCCGTTGCTTCTCCTTCTATTGTAGGATTAGTAGCTAGTATTAGTTCTTCTATTTCTGTATCTTGTAACCTTTTCAACAGTGAAGGTACATTTATATCTTCTGGACCAATTCCATCCATCGGAGAAATTGCCCCGTGAAGTACATGGTATCGTCCATTGTAATCTCTCATCTTTTCCAACGCAATTACATCTTTTGTATCTTGAACAACACAGATCAAAGAGCCATCTCTTTGCTGATCCTGACATATATGGCAAGGATCAATATCCGTTATATGCCCACACACAGAACAAAAGCTTAAATTTCGTTTAGCATCAACTAAAGCTTTTGCAAAATCTAAAACAGTATCTTCTTTCATGGTTAAGACAAAAAAGGCCAGACGGGCCGCTGTTTTCGGCCCTATTCCTGGCAATTTCATAAAACTATCTATTAGTTTTGATATCGGTTCAGGATAATGCATCTATTATTCCTCCTAGAACATGCCAGGAAGGTTCAATCCTTTCGTGAATTGACCCATTGTGGAGTTCGCTGTTTCTTCTGCTTTTTTTATCGCTTCATTTGTAGCAATAACGATCAAATCTTGAAGCATTTCAATATCATCTGGATCTATTACAGCAGGATCTAGTTCTACTTCAAGCACTTCTTTTTGTCCAGAAACTACGACTTTCACCATACCACCACCGGCAACTGCTTCAAATCGTTGAGTTGCTAACTCTTCTTGAGCCTCTGCCATCTTCTTTTGCATTTTTTGCATTTGTTTCATCATACCTTGCATATTTCCCATTCCACGCATAATTAATTTCCTCCTTAGTCATCTTGTACTTCTACAAATTCTTTTCCAAACAATTTCTCTGCTTCCACTACCAGCGGATCCTCTGAAACCTGTTCCATCGTTTGTAACAGTTCCATCGATTCAGTTGGTTCAGAAGAATTTTCTTCCTCATTCTCTTGAGAACCTTGTTTTAAACCATTTTGTCTAATAAAATCTTCTCGGATCTTCAACCAATTTTCCTCTGGTACGTATAAAACTTCATACATCGTCCCTGTCAGATTAGCAATTAACTGGGGAAATGAAGTGGAAAATGTTTTGTTCTCCATAGCCATTTGGCAATGTATATCATACTTGAATTTTAACACAAATGCATTAGAAGATGCTGCTACTGGCTCTGCATCATTTAATAATGCCGCATGTGATTTTTGTAATTGTTGCAAAATATTTGCCCATTGAGATTTAATCGTTTGGATATCCATTTTCGTGGCTGTTTTCAAGATTTCTTGTATTCGACCACTTGAGACTTTAACGCCACCAGACGACTTTTGTCTTTGACGCTTCGGTTGATCTTGTGTTCCGTTGTTTGACTGCGGGATCATCCCTTGACTTAATTGCTGTTGTAGCTGCTGTAATTGAGTTTCTAGTAATCTTACCTTTGTTTCTAATTCCGAGTTGCTCTCATTTGAAAATGATCCTTCCACTGGCACATGTGCCAATCGAATTATTGCTGTTTCTAGATACACTTTCGCATGATTAGAAAAACGCATTTCTTGTTGTGTATTCGTCAAGATCGAAATGCCCTTATATAAGGTATCTACTTGAAACTTTGAAGCAAGCTCTAAAAACATAGAATCCCCAGTCGCTATTTCTAATAATTCAGTTTGCTCCGGAGCAACTAGTAAAACAAGTAAGTCTCTATAGAAAGTTATAAAATCCTCTGTTAATCGAACCGGATCCTTGCCATCTTCTATTAACTTTTCTATACAGGCTAATGCCTTCGCTATATCTTTGTCTATCAATGCATCTGCTAATTGAAAAAAGACATCCTGTCCAATAGAACCAGTTACAAGTAATGCATCTGCAATTGTCATTTTATCTGCGCTAAATGACACAACTTGATCCAGCATACTAAGTGCGTCACGCATACCACCTGCAGCAGCTTGTGCAATAATTTTTAGTACATTTGCATCGTATTCAATTTTAGCATCGGTTAATACTTCCTCCATACGAGAAACGATATCAGCAGATGTAATTCGTTTAAAATCAAAACGCTGACATCTAGAGATAATAGTTAATGGAATTTTATGTGGCTCCGTTGTTGCCAGTATGAAAACAGCATGTGCGGGTGGTTCTTCTAATGTTTTCAATAATGCGTTAAATGCACTTGTAGAAAGCATGTGCACTTCATCGATAATATACACTTTGTATTTAGCATTAGAAGGTGCAAACCGAACTTTTTCAATAATATCACGCATTTCTTCTACTCGAGAGTTAGAAGCTGCGTCAAATTCAATCACATCTGTATTTGAGCCTTCTGTTATACTTTTACACGTTTCACATGTATTGCAAGGTTCTTTTGCTGGACCATTTTCACAGTTCAATGCCTTTGCAAAAATTTTTGCTGCACTTGTTTTACCTGTTCCACGTGGCCCTGAAAATAAATACGCATGTGTTGTTTTGTTATAAAGGAGGGCATTTTGAAGAGTTTGCTTAATATGAGTTTGACCGGACATTTCCGCAAACGATTGTGGCCGATAAGCACGGTAAAAAGCTTGATACGACACTAATTCCCCTCCTTCTCATTTCTAATTGTTAATGATTTCTATTATATCATAAAGCTAAATAGACTTCGCTTATTTATGTATAGTAGATTTTTTCCAAACAAAAAACTCACTTGTCAATTTGACAAGTGAGTTGAAGTGTAAAATTAAAGCCGTGCACCTTCCTTCGATTGAAACACATAAGCGGCACCTTTGTCGTTAACTCGGTTTAGGCTACCCCGCGGCACATGAGAAAACACCACTTAATGCTGCTTCCTTCCGGACCTGACATGGTTCATGGGTACCCATTGCGCAGGACCCAAACGTCAACATCACGTGCAAATACCAGACCCTACATGTATTCAACCTCAGAGAAGGAGTTCAGTCTCGCTAGAGCGGATTGCGAGTTACAAGACACCGCTACCTTCCCACCTAGCACGGCATTTACTAGTATACTTTTTTTAGAGACAAAAATCAATGATAACGCATATATAAATTTTATCTACATTACTATTTTTTTATAACTGACAGGAAAAATTTCAAAAATAATAGCTATAAAATTTGCTCGCTTTTTCAAGAGACCCACATAAATGCCACACAAAAATCTAAGATAAAAACCACGAAATTAATGAAAATATGTTGACTTTCATTTTTATCCATGATAAATTAGTTCTTGTACTTCGGAGGAATACCCAAGTCTGGCTGAAGGGATCGGTCTTGAAAACCGACAGGCGGGTCATACCGCGCGGGGGTTCGAATCCCTCTTCCTCCTCCATTTTAAATACACACACGCATAAATTTGAGATTGAATTCGTTACGTCGGTAACGAATTTTTCTTACAATAACGTGTTCAGAATATTAAGAAGGTGGCGAATTCTGTTACCTTCTTTTTTTATGCAAAAAAAGCAACTTATATAAAAACCTCCTGTAAAAAATAACAGGAGGTTTTTGTTTATTTACGAATAATAGCAGTTTGTTCCATGAAATGACCAATACGTTCTAAGATCGCTTCCACATCATCTGGCTTTTCCAAAATATCGTAATCATTAATATTCAAACGAAGTACTGGGCAACCATTAAATGCGTCAATCCATCTTTCGTAGCGCCCATGCATTTCCTCCCAATAAGAGATAGGTGTCTGCTGCTCCATGGGGCGACCTCTGTCATGAATTCGATCGATAATATCATCCATTGATCCTTCTAAATAAATCAGTAAGTTTGGATGCGGGAAATATGGCGTCATTACCATTGCTTCAAATAGGCTCGTATACGTTTCATGATCTACTGGATCCATCGTACCCTTTTCCTTATGCATTTGTGCAAATATTCCTGTATCCTCATAAATAGAACGGTCTTGGATAAATCCACCACCATACTCAAACATTCTTTTTTGCTCTTTAAAACGCTCCGCTAAAAAGTAAATTTGTAAATGAAAGCTCCATTTAGAAAAGTCTTCATAGAAACGATCTAAATAAGGGTTTGTATCTACTTTTTCAAAAGATGTTTTAAAATGTAATGCTTCTGCTAAAGCTTTAGTCATTGTTGATTTACCAACTCCAACAGTTCCTGCAATCGTAATAACTGCATTAGAAGGTATGCCATACTTCTCTCTTAAACTCATTATTAATAACTCCTTTTATGTAATGTTGCATCTACTTTTTCTAGTATTACTTGTAGGTCCTGTCCATTTTGAACAAAATCTAACTCATCTCCATTAAATCGAAGAATAGGTACTTCTGGATGTTTTTTCTCAAAGTTATCGAAAAACATGCGATAATCGGCTGAGAGCTGCTTCAAATAATCAGAGCTAATTTTTTTTTCAAAATCTCTCCCTCGCATATCGATTCGCCCAAGAAGTATATCTATGCTTGCATCTATATATATGACCATATTAGGAACTGGCATATCCTTCGTCAAAATTTGATAGATCGATTCATATTTTTCATATTCTACTTCACTCAATGTACGTTTCGCGAAAATTAGATTTTTGAAAATATGATAATCTGCAACAACTGGACTTTCTTTCGATAAATATTTTTTCTCTATATCACTTAATTGTTTATAACGATTACACAGAAAAAACATCTCTGTTTGGAAGCTCCATTCTGCAATGTCCTCGTAAAACTTATTTAAAAAAGGATTTTCATCCACAATCTCTTTTAATAATTCAAATTGGTATTTAGTTGCTATAGCCTTGGCCAAGGAAGTCTTCCCAACCCCTATTGGACCTTCTACCGTTATAAATGGAATGGACATAAGTTTAACCTCACTCTAAGATTTCAAGTCGTATCATCTATTTTAACACACGCCAAAAATGAAAAATAGAGCAAATCCACCTTTCCAAGGAAAGGCTAATTTGCTCTATATTTTCTTCACCTGGAACATTTCGTGAAGTAAATACCAATTTTGTGGAAAGTCAAAACCACTGTGCCAATATGCAATTCCTAGTAGTTGTAGTTCTTTTAAGAGCTTAAACTTAGCTTGAATAGATCGTGCATCTTCAAACCATACCTCGTGTTCAATACCATCCTGCCAATAGTGAAAGAAAGGAGCCTGCGCATTTTGATCGTATTCAATTGCTGCATTTCGATCCTTTGCTAATTGAATGGCCTGTTGTGGACTTAATGCTTTAGCAATTGGGTTTCCAACTTTATATGGTAAAGTCCAATCGTATCCATACAAATTCTGCCCCATCATAATTTTACTTGGAAGTATTTCTGTTTTTGCATATTCCAATACTCTGCGAACAGGTCCGATTGGTGAAACTGCCATCGGTGGCCCCCCACTATAACCCCACTCATAAGTCATAATAACAACAAAATCTGCCACTTCACCTATCGCCTTATAATCAAATGCTTCATACCATCTTCCTGGTTGATCGTCACTTGTTTTAGGAGGAAGTGTTACAGATATAATATATCCTTTTGCAAATTCTTTAAATTCCTTTATAAAGTTCACATAATTTTCTCTGTCACTAGCATCCATATACTCAAAATCTATATGAATATGATTCGTTCCTCTTTTTTCTGCCTCTGCTACTGCTTGTTCAAACAAATTCAACTTTACTACTTCATCCGTGAAAACAGTATGAGCTAAGGAACCATTAAACGCATAATTTTCAATATTTGCTAGCACAATAACTGTTTCTACTTGATGCTCTTTAGCAATTTCATTTAACGTACCCCAATTCATTTTCGTTAATGACCCGTCTCGTAGCACTTCATACGAAAATGGCATCATGTACGTTAAGTTTGAGGCTACTTTCTCTACTTGCTCTAACACACGTTCCGAGGGTATTTCTGTATACCATTCCACGTATAAGTTCGTTTCAATGGTAGGTCTGGTTGGACTCGGGGTCGATGGGAGTACTAGTGCCTGCCCTACTACTAATACATCAGGGTCAGGGAGTTCATTAATAGTGACAATACTTTCCACTGTTATTCCGGACCGTTTGGCGATTGCATATATACTATCTCCCTGTTTAACTATATGGATCAATGCATCACTCCTTCATCATAGGGTATGCATGTTGCCAAAAAAACATGCTACACTATGCAAAAGGAGTCGATGAAAATGGATGAATATTATATGAAGTTAGCCATAGAAGAAGCAAAAAAAGCAGCTGCCATTGGTGAAGTTCCAATAGGTGCAGTAATAGTACATAATGATCAAGTTATTGCTTCAGGTTACAACTTAAGAGAAACAACCCAAAATGCCACTACACATGCAGAACTCCTTGCTATTCAAGAGGCCTGTACAACATTAAATAATTGGAGACTAGAAGAAACAACTCTATATGTCACCTTAGAGCCATGCCCGATGTGTGCAGGAGCCATTTTACAGTCCCGTATTCCTCGAGTAGTATACGGAGCAAGAGACGCCAAAGCAGGCTGTGTCGATTCTCTTTACCGACTATTGAATGATGATCGATTTAACCACCGCTGTGAAGTGACAGAAGGCGTTTTAGCAGAGGAATGCGGCAATATACTCACTCAGTTTTTTCGTAATCTTCGCGAACAAAAGAAGAACCAGAAACGCTGTTTGTAGCGAATCTGGTTCTTCTTTTAATTATTTTATAACTGTTTTTCCACCCATGTAAGGAACAAGAACTTCTGGAACTATTACTGTTCCATCTGCTTGTTGGTAATTTTCTAAAATAGCTGCGACCGTGCGTCCGAGTGCTAATCCACTACCATTTAAAGTATGCACGTACTCTGGTTTCCCTCCAGCTTCACGGCGGAAACGAATTCCTGCACGTCGAGCTTGAAAATCTTCAAAGTTACTGCAAGAAGAAATCTCTTTATATTCACCATAACTTGGCAACCAAACTTCTAAATCGTATTTCTTCGCAGCTGTAAAGCCTAAATCTGCTGTACACATATGAAGTTTACGATATGGGAGACCTAACAGTTGTAAAACTTTTTCGGCATGACCAGTTAAAAGTTCTAGCTGCTCATAAGAATCTTCAGGCTTCACAAAACGAACTAATTCGACTTTGTTAAATTGATGTTGACGTATTAATCCACGAGTATCGCGACCAGCAGAACCTGCTTCTGAACGGAAACAAGCGCTAAAAGCAGTGAATGCCTGCGGAAGTTCAGCCCCATCTAATATTTCATCTCTATAAAAGTTCGTTACAGGTACTTCTGCTGTTGGTATTAAGAAGTAATCCTCTTCCCCGATTAGGAAAGCATCCTCTTCAAATTTTGGAAGTTGCCCCGTGCCTGTTAAACTTGTACGGTTTGCTAAATAAGGTGGAAGCATTTCTTCATAGCCATGCTCTTCTGCGTGCAAATCCATCATGAAGTTTAACAATCCACGTTCTAGTCTAGCTCCTAAACCACGATAAAATGCAAATCGACTTCCTGTCACTTTTGCAGCACGTTCAAAATCTACTAATTTTAAGTCTGTCGCAATATCCCAATGTGCTTTTGTTTCAAAATCAAATGAAGGAACTTCTCCCCATTTAAATATTTCTATGTTATCATCCTCAGAGTCACCGATTGGCACACTGTCATGTGGAACATTAGGGATACGCATCATCATATATTCAAACTTTTCTTCAACGTCACGTAACTCATCGTCTAATGCTTTTATTTCATCTCCTACTTCACGCATACGTGCAATAAGATCATCTGCATTTTCTTTATTTCGTTTCATCAAAGATATTTTTTGAGAAAACTCATTTCTTTCAGCCTTCAACACTTCTGTTTTCGCTATCAATTCACGACGCTTTTGGTCTAAAGGTTGGAATTGATCAAACTCTGAAATATTTTCTCCACGCTTAGCTAGTTTTGCTTTTACTGTTTCATAATTCTCTCGTACAAATTTTACATCCAACATATATAATTCCTCCTTAGAATTTTCGAAAAAACGACAAAAAAGCCCCCATCCCATGAAAAGGGACGAGAGCATACCCGCGTTGCCACCCTGATTGATCCAGTCATCGACCGAATCCACTTACTTGTTCTGTAACGGCTTTTCAACCGGCACGACTTACTAATCATTCAGTCGCACAACTCAAAGGACGGATTCACAAGTGTTTATATCAGCTTCCACCACCCGCTGACTCTCTAAAAAAAACGTGCTTGTTACTGCTTCCTATCATCGTTTTTGATTCATGAAATTACTCATACTTTACTATACGTTAACTTCTTTTGCAAGACTTTCCTTTACCATCTCTATAAAATATGCCGTAATCCGATGATCATCAGTTAACTCGGGATGAAAAGAACATCCTAACAAATGACCTTGTCTTACCATCACGATTCTATCCTCATAAGTTGCCAGTATTTCTACATTTCCCTCTGCATTTACAATATGTGGTGCTCGTATAAATACCGCTGGAAAACCATCTGCAACACCTTCAATATATAAATCTGTTTCAAAGCTATCCACCTGTCTCCCAAAAGAGTTACGTTCTACAGTAGCATCCAGAGCACCTAAATGTGAATAATCATACCCCACTAAGTCTTTAGCAAGTAGGATTAAGCCTGCACAAGTTCCAAACATCGGTTTCCTATCTAATGCAAACTTCTGTAGTGGTTCTAACATATCAAATCGATCAATCAGCTTTCGCATTACTGTACTTTCTCCTCCAGGGAGTATTAGTCCATCCACTAACGCTAAGTCTTCCACACTTTTTACTGTTAAAGCCTTTGCTCCACTTGCTTCAATTGAGAAAATATGCTCGCTAACTGCACCTTGAAGAGCTAGAACACCTATTTTAACCATATTACCACCCTCTATCTTGCATACGATCTGCGGCGGATAAACGAGAAATTTCGATTCCCTTCATCGGGATTCCTAAATCTTTTGAAATCTCTACAAGTAATTTATAATCTCTGAAATGTGTTGTTGCTTCTACAATTGCTTTAGCAAATTTCTCTGGACTTTCTGACTTGAAAATCCCAGACCCTACAAATACACCATCTGCTCCAAGCTCCATCATTAGAGCCGCATCTGCAGGAGTCGCTACTCCACCTGCTGCGAAGTTTACAACCGGTAATTTACCAGCATGTTTAATCTGTAATAAAACATCATATGGTGCACCCAAATTTTTGGATTGCGTCATTAGTTCATCTTCGCTCATATGTACTATTTTACGAACCTGTGCATTTACTTTACGTAAATGACGCACTGCTTCTACAATGTTCCCTGTACCCGGTTCTCCTTTTGTGCGAAGCATTGAAGCTCCTTCACCAATTCTTCGTGCTGCTTCTCCAAGATCTTTACATCCACATACAAAAGGTACTGTAAATTCACTTTTTCGTAGATGATATTCTTCATCTGCTGGAGTTAGTACTTCTGATTCATCAATATAGTCAACACCCATTGCTTCTAAAATACGTGCTTCTGTAATATGACCAATACGCGCTTTGGCCATCACTGGAATTGTTACTGCTCCCATTACCTCTTCCATAATGCGGGGGTCGGCCATACGAGCTACTCCTCCTGCTGCACGAATATCGGATGGTACTCGTTCTAATGCCATAACTGCAACTGCACCTGCTGCCTCGGCAATTTTGGCTTGCTCAGCATTAATAACGTCCATAATAACGCCACCCTTTTGCATTTCAGCCATTCCTCTTTTTACTCGATCTGTTCCTGTTAAATTAGTTGCCATAATTATTTTCCCTCCATTATCTTTATAAACTTTAGTATAATAAATTATGACCCTACGAAAAGCGTCAGAAACAAATTAAATGAAGTGGTCAGATAGGAGCAATGATGGATTTCTT carries:
- a CDS encoding deoxynucleoside kinase codes for the protein MSIPFITVEGPIGVGKTSLAKAIATKYQFELLKEIVDENPFLNKFYEDIAEWSFQTEMFFLCNRYKQLSDIEKKYLSKESPVVADYHIFKNLIFAKRTLSEVEYEKYESIYQILTKDMPVPNMVIYIDASIDILLGRIDMRGRDFEKKISSDYLKQLSADYRMFFDNFEKKHPEVPILRFNGDELDFVQNGQDLQVILEKVDATLHKRSY
- the serS gene encoding serine--tRNA ligase, with translation MLDVKFVRENYETVKAKLAKRGENISEFDQFQPLDQKRRELIAKTEVLKAERNEFSQKISLMKRNKENADDLIARMREVGDEIKALDDELRDVEEKFEYMMMRIPNVPHDSVPIGDSEDDNIEIFKWGEVPSFDFETKAHWDIATDLKLVDFERAAKVTGSRFAFYRGLGARLERGLLNFMMDLHAEEHGYEEMLPPYLANRTSLTGTGQLPKFEEDAFLIGEEDYFLIPTAEVPVTNFYRDEILDGAELPQAFTAFSACFRSEAGSAGRDTRGLIRQHQFNKVELVRFVKPEDSYEQLELLTGHAEKVLQLLGLPYRKLHMCTADLGFTAAKKYDLEVWLPSYGEYKEISSCSNFEDFQARRAGIRFRREAGGKPEYVHTLNGSGLALGRTVAAILENYQQADGTVIVPEVLVPYMGGKTVIK
- the dnaX gene encoding DNA polymerase III subunit gamma/tau, which translates into the protein MSYQAFYRAYRPQSFAEMSGQTHIKQTLQNALLYNKTTHAYLFSGPRGTGKTSAAKIFAKALNCENGPAKEPCNTCETCKSITEGSNTDVIEFDAASNSRVEEMRDIIEKVRFAPSNAKYKVYIIDEVHMLSTSAFNALLKTLEEPPAHAVFILATTEPHKIPLTIISRCQRFDFKRITSADIVSRMEEVLTDAKIEYDANVLKIIAQAAAGGMRDALSMLDQVVSFSADKMTIADALLVTGSIGQDVFFQLADALIDKDIAKALACIEKLIEDGKDPVRLTEDFITFYRDLLVLLVAPEQTELLEIATGDSMFLELASKFQVDTLYKGISILTNTQQEMRFSNHAKVYLETAIIRLAHVPVEGSFSNESNSELETKVRLLETQLQQLQQQLSQGMIPQSNNGTQDQPKRQRQKSSGGVKVSSGRIQEILKTATKMDIQTIKSQWANILQQLQKSHAALLNDAEPVAASSNAFVLKFKYDIHCQMAMENKTFSTSFPQLIANLTGTMYEVLYVPEENWLKIREDFIRQNGLKQGSQENEEENSSEPTESMELLQTMEQVSEDPLVVEAEKLFGKEFVEVQDD
- a CDS encoding YbaB/EbfC family nucleoid-associated protein; this translates as MRGMGNMQGMMKQMQKMQKKMAEAQEELATQRFEAVAGGGMVKVVVSGQKEVLEVELDPAVIDPDDIEMLQDLIVIATNEAIKKAEETANSTMGQFTKGLNLPGMF
- a CDS encoding pro-sigmaK processing inhibitor BofA family protein, with translation MKFTIIICSLVLLSFLLFRNSFPKFFEGISILLFRLGFSILLLYGVHLLLGSMGYAIPVNLFTGTVAATLGVPGVISVIAISILI
- the pdxS gene encoding pyridoxal 5'-phosphate synthase lyase subunit PdxS; amino-acid sequence: MATNLTGTDRVKRGMAEMQKGGVIMDVINAEQAKIAEAAGAVAVMALERVPSDIRAAGGVARMADPRIMEEVMGAVTIPVMAKARIGHITEARILEAMGVDYIDESEVLTPADEEYHLRKSEFTVPFVCGCKDLGEAARRIGEGASMLRTKGEPGTGNIVEAVRHLRKVNAQVRKIVHMSEDELMTQSKNLGAPYDVLLQIKHAGKLPVVNFAAGGVATPADAALMMELGADGVFVGSGIFKSESPEKFAKAIVEATTHFRDYKLLVEISKDLGIPMKGIEISRLSAADRMQDRGW
- the recR gene encoding recombination mediator RecR, whose product is MHYPEPISKLIDSFMKLPGIGPKTAARLAFFVLTMKEDTVLDFAKALVDAKRNLSFCSVCGHITDIDPCHICQDQQRDGSLICVVQDTKDVIALEKMRDYNGRYHVLHGAISPMDGIGPEDINVPSLLKRLQDTEIEELILATNPTIEGEATAMYISRLVKPSGIKTTRIAHGLPVGGDLEYADEVTLSKALEGRREL
- a CDS encoding YaaL family protein codes for the protein MMFSKKGKLKKEFDEQFVALMKETKKEWQQAQIIEDYLNDYDLDAVAKRKMTESIHFYLYKEARIRNVILK
- a CDS encoding deoxynucleoside kinase, which gives rise to MSLREKYGIPSNAVITIAGTVGVGKSTMTKALAEALHFKTSFEKVDTNPYLDRFYEDFSKWSFHLQIYFLAERFKEQKRMFEYGGGFIQDRSIYEDTGIFAQMHKEKGTMDPVDHETYTSLFEAMVMTPYFPHPNLLIYLEGSMDDIIDRIHDRGRPMEQQTPISYWEEMHGRYERWIDAFNGCPVLRLNINDYDILEKPDDVEAILERIGHFMEQTAIIRK
- the pdxT gene encoding pyridoxal 5'-phosphate synthase glutaminase subunit PdxT, coding for MVKIGVLALQGAVSEHIFSIEASGAKALTVKSVEDLALVDGLILPGGESTVMRKLIDRFDMLEPLQKFALDRKPMFGTCAGLILLAKDLVGYDYSHLGALDATVERNSFGRQVDSFETDLYIEGVADGFPAVFIRAPHIVNAEGNVEILATYEDRIVMVRQGHLLGCSFHPELTDDHRITAYFIEMVKESLAKEVNV
- the tadA gene encoding tRNA adenosine(34) deaminase TadA; its protein translation is MKMDEYYMKLAIEEAKKAAAIGEVPIGAVIVHNDQVIASGYNLRETTQNATTHAELLAIQEACTTLNNWRLEETTLYVTLEPCPMCAGAILQSRIPRVVYGARDAKAGCVDSLYRLLNDDRFNHRCEVTEGVLAEECGNILTQFFRNLREQKKNQKRCL
- a CDS encoding glycosyl hydrolase family 18 protein, whose protein sequence is MIHIVKQGDSIYAIAKRSGITVESIVTINELPDPDVLVVGQALVLPSTPSPTRPTIETNLYVEWYTEIPSERVLEQVEKVASNLTYMMPFSYEVLRDGSLTKMNWGTLNEIAKEHQVETVIVLANIENYAFNGSLAHTVFTDEVVKLNLFEQAVAEAEKRGTNHIHIDFEYMDASDRENYVNFIKEFKEFAKGYIISVTLPPKTSDDQPGRWYEAFDYKAIGEVADFVVIMTYEWGYSGGPPMAVSPIGPVRRVLEYAKTEILPSKIMMGQNLYGYDWTLPYKVGNPIAKALSPQQAIQLAKDRNAAIEYDQNAQAPFFHYWQDGIEHEVWFEDARSIQAKFKLLKELQLLGIAYWHSGFDFPQNWYLLHEMFQVKKI